A single Burkholderiales bacterium DNA region contains:
- a CDS encoding TonB-dependent siderophore receptor → MERALCLAATLNCALWPVAHAQSVPAVRAPSVEVEGESAYGPVDGYDAERSATATRTDTLIRDVPQSVQVVPRAVIEDQTAFDLIDVLENVSNVQPQDNDNSDESFVIRGFNNDTSAARDGAGFKINGSTARSDLAGVERVEVLKGPASVLYGTTDPGGMINIVSKRPLARPDYVATLTAGSFDFYRAAADASGPVTRSLRYRFNAVYERSESFRDFFVEPESVYLAPTVSWNPRPSTELIVFAEYQKTDTQLDPGLPVLPGGRIPDIPFSRYYGEAFAGFEVPVYQLRYVFEESLNDRWSLRATGAVQDSESEETRIEFRGFEDDEKTLNREARRQRTREVRYSVQNELVGKLRAGDFGHTVLAGIAYSEDRQSETDEGFELDAIDVFDPVYSATLGPRIERLSFDQELDALGLYVQDQIRVSQAWILVAGLRFDRYHRSDRFRGGDIGDLDAKVRDRAFSPRLGAVYQPAEWLSVYANTARSFRPQIGVQQSGIGADAERGRQIEAGIKFDLFDNRASATLSVFDIRKENVLTTDPGQANFVLQTGEQRSRGVEIDIAGDIAPGLKVIANAALLDAVVVEDPVIAKGTDAVNAPRLSGRFWGIYRFRGEPLSGLTLGAGLTAVSNRNGNLFEPYNVPGYVRLDAVIAYRLNHRIQFSLNFKNVTDKQYINSAGSNAVYPGAPFSVFGKVELRL, encoded by the coding sequence TTGGAACGAGCGCTTTGCCTTGCGGCTACACTGAATTGCGCGCTTTGGCCAGTTGCGCACGCGCAATCCGTTCCGGCGGTACGCGCGCCATCGGTCGAGGTCGAAGGCGAATCGGCGTACGGGCCCGTCGATGGTTACGACGCGGAACGCTCGGCGACCGCAACCAGGACCGACACGCTGATTCGCGATGTACCGCAGTCGGTGCAAGTCGTGCCGCGCGCGGTGATCGAGGATCAGACAGCATTCGACCTGATCGACGTTCTGGAAAACGTCAGTAACGTCCAGCCCCAGGATAACGACAATAGCGACGAGAGCTTCGTGATCCGCGGTTTTAATAACGATACCAGCGCGGCGCGCGATGGAGCCGGATTCAAAATCAATGGTTCGACGGCCAGGTCGGATTTGGCCGGAGTGGAGCGCGTCGAAGTGCTCAAAGGCCCGGCTTCGGTCCTCTACGGCACGACTGATCCAGGCGGTATGATCAATATCGTTTCCAAACGCCCGCTAGCGCGGCCTGATTACGTTGCCACCCTGACGGCCGGGAGCTTCGATTTTTACCGCGCCGCCGCCGATGCGTCGGGGCCGGTCACGCGCTCGCTGCGCTACCGCTTCAATGCCGTTTACGAACGCAGCGAAAGTTTCCGCGATTTCTTTGTCGAACCCGAAAGCGTTTATCTCGCGCCCACTGTCTCCTGGAACCCGCGACCATCGACCGAGCTGATCGTGTTCGCCGAATATCAGAAAACGGATACCCAACTCGACCCTGGGCTGCCCGTTCTGCCCGGCGGACGCATTCCGGATATTCCTTTCAGCCGCTACTACGGCGAGGCATTCGCGGGCTTCGAAGTGCCCGTATACCAATTGCGTTATGTTTTTGAGGAGTCTTTGAACGACCGATGGTCGCTGCGCGCGACCGGCGCTGTTCAGGACTCCGAAAGCGAGGAGACCAGAATTGAATTCAGGGGTTTCGAAGACGACGAAAAAACGCTCAACCGCGAGGCGCGGCGCCAGCGCACCAGGGAAGTGCGCTACTCGGTGCAAAACGAGCTTGTCGGAAAACTGCGCGCCGGCGATTTTGGCCATACCGTGCTCGCCGGCATCGCGTATTCCGAAGACCGCCAGTCGGAAACGGATGAAGGGTTCGAACTCGACGCCATCGATGTTTTCGATCCCGTCTATTCCGCAACCCTCGGGCCACGGATTGAACGTTTGTCATTCGACCAGGAACTCGACGCGCTTGGCCTGTACGTTCAGGACCAGATCAGAGTCTCACAAGCGTGGATTCTGGTCGCGGGTTTGCGTTTCGACCGCTACCACCGCAGCGATCGATTCCGCGGCGGCGATATCGGCGATCTTGATGCCAAAGTTCGTGATCGCGCATTCTCGCCGCGTCTCGGGGCCGTCTACCAGCCCGCGGAATGGTTGTCCGTGTACGCGAATACCGCGCGCTCGTTCCGACCCCAGATCGGCGTCCAGCAGAGCGGCATCGGGGCGGACGCCGAGCGCGGCCGACAGATCGAAGCGGGAATCAAATTCGATCTTTTCGATAATCGCGCGAGCGCGACCTTGTCGGTATTCGATATCCGCAAGGAAAACGTGCTGACCACCGATCCCGGTCAGGCGAACTTTGTGTTGCAGACCGGGGAGCAGCGCAGCCGCGGCGTGGAAATCGATATTGCGGGTGACATTGCGCCAGGGTTGAAGGTGATTGCCAACGCGGCCCTGCTTGACGCTGTAGTTGTCGAAGATCCCGTCATCGCCAAGGGTACGGATGCCGTCAATGCGCCGCGTCTTAGCGGCCGTTTTTGGGGCATCTATCGCTTTCGCGGAGAGCCACTTTCAGGTCTGACGCTCGGCGCCGGCCTGACTGCTGTTTCGAATCGCAACGGCAACCTTTTCGAGCCTTACAATGTTCCCGGCTACGTTCGGCTCGACGCCGTTATAGCCTACCGTTTGAACCATCGTATCCAGTTTTCGCTGAACTTCAAGAATGTGACCGACAAGCAATATATCAATAGCGCCGGTTCCAATGCCGTTTATCCGGGCGCCCCGTTTTCGGTCTTCGGAAAAGTTGAATTGCGGCTATGA
- a CDS encoding enoyl-CoA hydratase/isomerase family protein, whose translation MSFKHILLEQKEPGIYLLTINRLQALNALNSETLTEIGAALSEIGKEAAARVLLVTGAGDRAFVAGADVRVMRDFTPLEAQALSEQALRVFRKLEALSVPAIALVNGYCLGGGCEFALSCDFILAAENAVFGQPEVNLGIMAGWGGTQRLTRLIGRARAMELLVSGRQVRADEAMQIGLANHVYPKDELLEQGLALARTIAAKGPLAVRLTKRAVQRGQDLDLENACILESQLFALCFSSADQKEGMAAFVEKRPARFQGQ comes from the coding sequence ATGTCCTTCAAACACATCCTTCTAGAGCAGAAAGAGCCGGGAATTTATCTGCTGACGATCAATCGGCTGCAGGCGCTGAACGCGCTGAATTCCGAAACCTTGACCGAGATCGGCGCGGCGTTGAGCGAAATCGGCAAGGAAGCCGCGGCCCGCGTATTGCTCGTTACGGGGGCCGGAGACAGGGCCTTCGTCGCTGGCGCCGACGTCCGCGTAATGCGCGACTTCACACCGCTCGAAGCCCAGGCGCTTTCCGAACAGGCGCTGCGCGTGTTCCGCAAACTCGAAGCGTTGAGCGTACCCGCGATCGCGCTGGTCAACGGCTACTGCCTGGGCGGCGGCTGCGAGTTCGCGCTGAGCTGCGATTTCATCCTCGCCGCGGAGAACGCGGTCTTCGGGCAGCCTGAGGTGAACCTCGGCATTATGGCCGGTTGGGGCGGCACGCAGCGGCTGACCCGCCTGATCGGCCGCGCCCGCGCGATGGAGTTGCTGGTGAGCGGACGCCAGGTGCGCGCCGACGAAGCCATGCAAATCGGGTTGGCCAACCACGTTTATCCGAAGGACGAGTTGCTCGAGCAAGGCCTGGCGCTCGCACGCACCATTGCGGCCAAGGGGCCGCTCGCCGTGCGGCTCACGAAACGCGCGGTGCAGCGTGGCCAGGATCTGGATCTCGAAAACGCCTGCATCCTCGAAAGCCAGTTATTCGCCCTGTGCTTCTCGTCCGCCGACCAGAAAGAAGGCATGGCTGCGTTCGTGGAAAAGCGGCCGGCGCGGTTCCAGGGACAGTAG